One stretch of Variovorax sp. 54 DNA includes these proteins:
- a CDS encoding biotin-dependent carboxyltransferase family protein gives MAIEVLKPGLATSVQDAGRPGYYHLGIPLSGALDQQSLVLANLLVGNDEGAAVIESTLLGPELQFDAPTLVAVTGADAKVKLNGNEVPRNTSFAVQAGDKLAFDFMKLGARMCIAVAGGIDVPVVLGSRSTYGLGAFGGFNGRKLLAGDTLPVGTPAAHARAGRTIDTALLPVLEKEVALRVLPGIYFHRLQEVSVQSFFADTWTVGSEADRIGYRYKHGTPLKFQDRTPPFGAGDDPSNIVDAGYPYGSIQVPGGREPIILHRDAVSGGGYAMVGTVISADMDLIAQMQPNHKARFVEVDMAQALEARAERRRRLDRLRAALAA, from the coding sequence ATGGCGATTGAAGTGCTCAAGCCCGGCCTCGCGACCAGCGTGCAGGACGCCGGCCGCCCCGGCTACTACCACCTGGGCATTCCGCTGTCGGGCGCGCTCGACCAGCAAAGCCTGGTGCTCGCGAACCTGCTGGTCGGCAACGACGAAGGCGCGGCCGTCATCGAAAGCACGCTGCTCGGGCCCGAGCTGCAATTCGACGCGCCCACGCTGGTGGCCGTGACCGGTGCCGACGCGAAGGTCAAGCTCAACGGCAACGAGGTGCCGCGCAACACATCGTTCGCGGTGCAGGCCGGCGACAAGCTCGCCTTCGACTTCATGAAGCTCGGCGCGCGCATGTGCATCGCCGTGGCCGGTGGCATCGACGTGCCGGTGGTGCTGGGCAGCCGCTCGACCTACGGCCTGGGCGCGTTCGGCGGCTTCAACGGCCGCAAGCTGCTGGCCGGCGACACGCTGCCCGTGGGCACGCCCGCTGCCCACGCCCGCGCGGGCCGCACGATCGATACCGCGCTGCTGCCGGTGCTTGAGAAGGAAGTGGCCCTGCGCGTGCTGCCGGGCATCTACTTCCACCGCCTGCAGGAGGTGTCGGTGCAGAGCTTCTTCGCCGACACCTGGACCGTCGGCTCCGAGGCCGACCGCATCGGCTACCGCTACAAGCACGGCACGCCTCTGAAGTTCCAGGACCGCACGCCGCCCTTCGGCGCGGGCGACGACCCGTCGAACATCGTCGATGCGGGCTATCCGTACGGCTCCATCCAGGTGCCGGGCGGGCGCGAGCCGATCATCCTGCACCGCGATGCGGTCTCGGGTGGCGGCTACGCGATGGTCGGCACCGTCATCAGCGCCGACATGGACCTCATCGCCCAGATGCAGCCCAACCACAAGGCGCGCTTCGTCGAGGTCGACATGGCGCAGGCGCTCGAAGCCCGCGCCGAACGCCGACGACGGCTCGACCGCCTGCGGGCCGCACTCGCGGCCTGA
- the torT gene encoding TMAO reductase system periplasmic protein TorT: protein MNSSPLRVSLIAASLATALAWHAPASAADWFPYKAEATEPAFSAEGTKKPIDYTPLAKAAKKWDICVSFPHMKDAYWLGVDYGVIEEARRLGVKLQVVDAGGYTNLGKQVSQIEDCVARGANAVIIGAISGDGLNNVIKATAARKVPVIDLVNGISSPDLSAKSLVSFYTMGQSTGEYLAKKHPAGSPAVKVGWFPGPAGAGWVEAAHKGFMEAIKGSAVTALDPKYGDTGKEAQAKLVEDVLQGNPDLAYVAGTAVTAEAATGILRARNLDKKVQVLSFYMTPGVYEGIQKGRIVASPADSMVIQGRIAVDQAVRLLENKDVVKHVGPKIFVVDSSNIKSVKQADILPPTGFKPVFEVK, encoded by the coding sequence ATGAACAGCTCGCCCCTGCGCGTTTCATTGATCGCCGCTTCGCTCGCCACCGCCCTGGCGTGGCACGCCCCGGCCTCGGCCGCCGACTGGTTTCCCTACAAGGCCGAGGCCACCGAGCCTGCCTTCTCGGCCGAGGGCACGAAGAAACCCATCGACTACACGCCGCTGGCCAAGGCCGCGAAGAAGTGGGACATCTGCGTGTCGTTCCCGCACATGAAGGACGCCTACTGGCTCGGCGTGGACTACGGCGTGATCGAAGAGGCGCGCCGCCTGGGCGTGAAGCTGCAGGTGGTCGACGCAGGCGGCTACACCAACCTGGGCAAGCAGGTCTCGCAGATCGAAGACTGCGTGGCGCGCGGCGCCAACGCGGTGATCATCGGCGCGATCTCGGGCGACGGGCTGAACAACGTCATCAAGGCCACGGCCGCCAGGAAGGTGCCGGTGATCGACCTGGTGAACGGCATCAGCTCGCCCGACCTGTCGGCCAAGTCGCTGGTGTCGTTCTACACGATGGGCCAGTCGACCGGCGAGTACCTCGCCAAGAAGCACCCTGCAGGCTCGCCGGCGGTGAAGGTCGGCTGGTTCCCCGGCCCGGCCGGCGCAGGCTGGGTCGAGGCCGCGCACAAGGGCTTCATGGAAGCGATCAAGGGCAGCGCCGTGACGGCGCTCGACCCGAAGTACGGCGACACCGGCAAGGAGGCGCAGGCCAAGCTGGTCGAAGACGTGCTGCAGGGCAACCCCGACCTCGCCTATGTGGCCGGCACCGCCGTGACGGCCGAAGCCGCCACCGGCATCCTGCGCGCGCGCAACCTCGACAAGAAGGTGCAGGTGCTCTCGTTCTACATGACACCCGGCGTCTACGAAGGCATCCAGAAGGGCCGCATCGTGGCCTCGCCGGCCGACTCGATGGTGATCCAGGGCCGCATCGCGGTCGACCAGGCCGTGCGCCTGCTGGAGAACAAGGACGTGGTGAAGCACGTCGGCCCGAAGATCTTCGTGGTCGACAGCAGCAACATCAAGAGCGTGAAGCAGGCCGATATCCTGCCGCCGACCGGCTTCAAGCCGGTGTTCGAGGTCAAGTAA